In the genome of Streptomyces racemochromogenes, one region contains:
- a CDS encoding flavodoxin family protein, with amino-acid sequence MAADDSPRYEDLSAVYVNCTLKRSPETSNTEGLIARSRAVMESAGARTSLIRAVDHDIATGVWPDMTDHGWESDQWPVLYSQIMEADILVLCGPIWLGDNSSVMKQVIERLYACSSLLNGAGQYAYYGRVGGALITGNEDGVKHCAMNILYSLQHLGYAIPPQADAGWIGEAGPGPSYLDPGSGGPENDFTNRNTTFMSWNLMHLAALLKRAGGMPAHGNQRSLWDAGCRFDFPNPEHR; translated from the coding sequence ATGGCCGCCGACGACAGCCCCCGGTACGAGGACCTCTCCGCCGTCTACGTCAACTGCACCCTCAAACGCTCTCCCGAGACCAGCAACACCGAGGGCCTGATCGCGCGGAGCCGGGCCGTCATGGAATCGGCGGGCGCCCGTACCTCGCTGATCCGCGCCGTCGACCACGACATCGCCACCGGCGTCTGGCCGGACATGACCGACCACGGCTGGGAGAGCGACCAGTGGCCGGTCCTGTACAGCCAGATCATGGAGGCCGACATCCTGGTGCTGTGCGGCCCCATCTGGCTCGGCGACAACAGCTCCGTCATGAAGCAGGTCATCGAGCGTCTCTACGCCTGCTCCTCCCTGCTGAACGGGGCGGGGCAGTACGCCTACTACGGGCGGGTCGGCGGAGCGCTGATCACGGGGAACGAGGACGGCGTCAAGCACTGCGCCATGAACATCCTCTACAGCCTCCAGCACCTCGGCTACGCGATCCCGCCCCAGGCCGACGCGGGCTGGATCGGCGAGGCCGGCCCCGGCCCCTCCTACCTGGACCCGGGCTCGGGCGGCCCGGAGAACGACTTCACCAACCGGAACACCACGTTCATGTCGTGGAACCTGATGCACCTGGCGGCGCTCCTCAAGCGCGCCGGGGGCATGCCGGCCCACGGCAACCAGCGGTCCCTGTGGGACGCCGGCTGCCGTTTCGACTTCCCCAACCCCGAACACCGCTAG
- a CDS encoding energy-coupling factor ABC transporter permease — MHIAEGFLPPLHAAAWGAASAPFVVHGVRALTREVKANPESTLLLGASGAFTFVLSALKIPSVTGSCSHPTGTGLGAILFRPPIMAVLGTITLLFQALLLAHGGLTTLGANVFSMAIAGPWAGYGVYRLLRKAGAPLMVTVFFGAFFADLVTYCVTSVQLALAFPDPASGFLGSLEKFAGIFALTQIPLAVSEGLLTVLVMRLLMQSSTSDLVRLGVAKLTGGKQAKPEAAL; from the coding sequence ATGCATATAGCCGAGGGGTTCCTGCCCCCTTTGCACGCGGCCGCCTGGGGCGCCGCGTCCGCCCCCTTCGTCGTCCACGGGGTCCGCGCGCTGACCCGCGAGGTGAAGGCGAACCCGGAGAGCACGCTGCTGCTCGGGGCGTCCGGTGCGTTCACGTTCGTCCTGTCCGCCCTGAAGATCCCCTCCGTGACGGGCAGTTGTTCGCACCCGACGGGGACGGGGCTCGGGGCCATCCTCTTCCGGCCGCCGATCATGGCGGTGCTCGGCACCATCACGCTGCTCTTCCAGGCGCTGCTGCTGGCCCACGGCGGACTCACCACGCTGGGCGCCAACGTCTTCTCGATGGCCATCGCCGGGCCCTGGGCCGGCTACGGGGTCTACCGGCTGCTGCGGAAGGCCGGCGCGCCGCTGATGGTGACCGTCTTCTTCGGCGCGTTCTTCGCCGACCTGGTCACCTACTGCGTCACCTCCGTCCAGCTGGCGCTGGCCTTCCCCGACCCGGCGAGCGGCTTCCTGGGCTCACTGGAGAAGTTCGCGGGCATCTTCGCCCTCACCCAGATCCCGCTCGCCGTCAGCGAGGGACTGCTGACGGTCCTCGTGATGCGGCTGCTGATGCAGTCCAGCACGTCGGACCTGGTCCGGCTCGGGGTCGCGAAGCTGACCGGCGGCAAGCAGGCGAAGCCGGAGGCGGCCCTCTGA
- a CDS encoding energy-coupling factor ABC transporter substrate-binding protein produces MSRNAKINTLLLLLVAALAVIPLALGLGDGKEEPFTGADAQAEAAITELKPDYEPWFAPLYEPPSGEVESALFALQAALGAGVLAYYFGVRKGRRQGAAQALARAAAGAPEAAGAPEAEEAGRTGPARES; encoded by the coding sequence ATGAGCAGGAACGCGAAGATCAACACCCTGCTGCTGCTCCTGGTCGCGGCGCTGGCCGTGATCCCGCTCGCGCTGGGGCTCGGCGACGGCAAGGAGGAGCCGTTCACCGGCGCCGATGCGCAGGCGGAGGCGGCCATCACCGAGCTGAAGCCGGACTACGAGCCCTGGTTCGCCCCGCTGTACGAGCCCCCGTCGGGCGAGGTCGAGTCGGCGCTCTTCGCCCTCCAGGCGGCGCTCGGGGCGGGCGTGCTCGCCTACTACTTCGGCGTACGCAAGGGCCGCCGCCAGGGCGCGGCGCAGGCCCTCGCGCGGGCCGCGGCCGGGGCACCGGAAGCCGCCGGGGCACCGGAGGCCGAGGAGGCCGGGCGGACCGGCCCGGCCCGGGAGTCGTAG
- the cbiQ gene encoding cobalt ECF transporter T component CbiQ: MLPIDVAAHSSRWRGRHPLEKALLGLGLTVTAVCLPPWPGGPLVAAATLAVLLGPAGVAGRQLWRAFRVPLGFCVTGALPLLVSVGGPDGFLAPAPDGPRHAAELLLRTSAASLGVLLFAFTTPVSDVLPRLVRAGVPAPVVDVALVMYRIGFLLLDSTARVRRAQAARLGQAGRAAVWRSLAGLAATSFVRAFDRAARLQEGLAGRGYDGALRVLVPEAALSWRFLTGSAALLTALVAGTLVLKELWL; encoded by the coding sequence GTGCTGCCGATCGACGTGGCGGCGCACTCCAGCCGCTGGCGGGGCCGCCACCCCCTGGAGAAGGCCCTGCTGGGGCTCGGGCTCACGGTCACCGCGGTGTGCCTGCCGCCCTGGCCGGGCGGCCCGCTGGTGGCCGCCGCGACCCTGGCCGTGCTGCTCGGGCCGGCCGGCGTGGCCGGGCGGCAGCTGTGGCGGGCCTTCCGGGTCCCGCTGGGCTTCTGCGTGACCGGGGCGCTGCCGCTGCTGGTGTCGGTGGGCGGCCCGGACGGGTTCCTCGCCCCGGCCCCGGACGGGCCCCGGCACGCGGCGGAACTGCTGCTGCGCACCTCGGCGGCCTCCCTCGGGGTGCTGCTGTTCGCCTTCACGACGCCGGTCTCGGACGTGCTGCCGCGGCTGGTGCGGGCCGGGGTGCCGGCGCCCGTGGTGGACGTGGCCCTGGTGATGTACCGGATCGGTTTCCTGCTGCTGGACTCGACGGCCCGGGTCCGGCGCGCCCAGGCGGCCCGGCTGGGGCAGGCGGGCCGGGCGGCGGTGTGGCGCTCGCTGGCCGGGCTCGCGGCGACCTCGTTCGTCCGGGCCTTCGACCGCGCGGCCCGGCTCCAGGAGGGGCTGGCGGGACGCGGTTACGACGGCGCGCTGCGGGTGCTGGTGCCCGAAGCGGCGCTGTCGTGGCGGTTCCTGACGGGGTCCGCCGCCCTGCTGACCGCCCTGGTCGCGGGGACCCTCGTACTGAAGGAGCTGTGGCTGTGA
- a CDS encoding energy-coupling factor ABC transporter ATP-binding protein gives MAVTPLVELVGAGYAYEDGPAVLSGVDFAIAEGRALVLLGRNGSGKTTLMRLLSGGLRPGSGTLRLGGAEVAYDRKGLVRLRTSVQLVVQDPDDQLFAASVEQDVSFGPMNLGLPAAEVRERVDGALAALDITALRDRPTHLLSYGQRKRAAIAGAVAMAPRVLILDEPTAGLDPDGQERLLDVLAGLRAAGTTVVMATHDVDLAVRWADDAAVLTPSGIRTGPAAELLSDPELLASAGLRSAWAPVVAAFLRAKGMLADGAPGPRTPQELAVLGS, from the coding sequence GTGGCTGTGACCCCGTTGGTGGAGCTGGTCGGCGCGGGATACGCGTACGAGGACGGCCCGGCCGTGCTGTCGGGGGTGGACTTCGCCATCGCCGAGGGCCGTGCGCTGGTGCTGCTCGGCCGCAACGGCAGCGGCAAGACCACGCTGATGCGGCTGCTGAGCGGAGGCCTGCGGCCCGGCTCGGGGACGCTGCGGCTCGGCGGCGCCGAGGTGGCGTACGACCGCAAGGGCCTGGTCCGGCTGCGCACCTCGGTGCAGCTGGTGGTGCAGGACCCGGACGACCAGCTCTTCGCGGCCTCCGTGGAGCAGGACGTGTCCTTCGGCCCGATGAACCTGGGGCTGCCGGCGGCGGAGGTCCGCGAGCGGGTGGACGGCGCGCTGGCCGCGCTGGACATCACCGCGCTGCGGGACCGCCCGACGCACCTGCTGTCGTACGGGCAGCGCAAGCGCGCGGCCATCGCGGGCGCGGTGGCCATGGCCCCGCGGGTGCTGATCCTGGACGAGCCCACGGCCGGGCTCGACCCGGACGGGCAGGAGCGCCTCCTGGACGTCCTCGCGGGGCTGCGCGCGGCCGGCACCACGGTGGTCATGGCCACCCACGACGTGGACCTCGCGGTGCGCTGGGCGGACGACGCGGCCGTGCTGACCCCGTCGGGGATCCGCACGGGCCCGGCGGCCGAGCTGCTCTCGGACCCGGAGCTGCTCGCGTCGGCGGGGCTGCGGTCGGCCTGGGCGCCGGTGGTCGCCGCGTTCCTGCGGGCGAAGGGGATGCTGGCGGACGGGGCGCCCGGGCCGCGGACCCCGCAGGAGCTCGCGGTGCTGGGCTCCTAG
- a CDS encoding PadR family transcriptional regulator, giving the protein MSLPHAILTALMEKPSSGLELTRRFDKSIGYFWSSTHQQIYRELGRLEEAGLIRALPSEVPVRGQKKEYEVLPDGRAELTRWVDESQDPKPVRDALLLRIRAAAVVGPQGLGPELRRHLELHRAQLATYEAIEAKDFPAGRDADADRLRRLVLRGGIALEGFWLSWLEEALAEVEALSGPEGPAAAPAGGA; this is encoded by the coding sequence ATGTCGCTGCCGCATGCCATTCTCACCGCGCTGATGGAGAAGCCCTCGTCGGGGCTGGAGCTGACCCGGCGGTTCGACAAGTCGATCGGCTACTTCTGGTCCTCGACGCACCAGCAGATCTACCGGGAGCTGGGGCGGCTGGAGGAGGCGGGGCTGATCCGGGCGCTGCCCAGCGAGGTGCCCGTGCGCGGGCAGAAGAAGGAGTACGAGGTGCTGCCCGACGGCCGCGCGGAGCTGACGCGGTGGGTGGACGAGAGCCAGGACCCGAAGCCGGTCAGGGACGCGCTGCTGCTGCGGATCCGCGCGGCGGCGGTGGTCGGGCCGCAGGGGCTGGGGCCGGAGCTGCGGCGCCATCTGGAGCTGCACCGGGCGCAGTTGGCCACGTACGAGGCCATCGAGGCGAAGGACTTCCCGGCGGGGCGGGACGCGGACGCGGACCGGCTGCGCCGGCTCGTGCTGCGCGGGGGCATCGCCCTGGAGGGTTTCTGGCTGAGCTGGCTGGAAGAGGCCCTGGCGGAGGTGGAGGCCCTGTCCGGGCCGGAGGGACCGGCGGCGGCGCCGGCGGGCGGTGCCTGA
- a CDS encoding EF-hand domain-containing protein — translation MADIESARATFDKFDVNGDGFVTADEYSAAMKAMGDHYVTAAVADSVIAAKDTDGDKLMSFDEFWASLNK, via the coding sequence GTGGCTGACATCGAGAGCGCACGGGCGACGTTCGACAAGTTCGACGTGAACGGTGACGGCTTCGTCACGGCCGACGAGTACAGCGCGGCCATGAAGGCGATGGGTGACCACTACGTCACCGCCGCGGTCGCGGACTCCGTGATCGCCGCCAAGGACACCGACGGCGACAAGCTGATGAGCTTCGACGAGTTCTGGGCGTCCCTGAACAAGTAG
- a CDS encoding YncE family protein, producing MKTTRLPRKATVLLAGLVLAALAGCGSADKAPAEALGTKGPARQPAKAVPAVPPGLAGMPPLLDPHDVYAADRPNRLSPAVKDFPSRVYVPNTNSNTVSVIDPATYKVIDTIPVGVQPQHVVPSWDMKTLWVNNNRGHTLTPINPATGEAGKPVEVHDPYNLYFTPNGKYAVVMASMDRELAFRDPHTMDRVKTVPVTCAGVNHADFSADGRYFIVSCEFSGELLKVDTEKMEVIGQQKLPFEGAMPQDVKISPDGKTFYVADMMAHGMWVLSGEKFDVPKLLPTGKGCHGLYVSRDSREMYVSNRGEGSVSVFDFKENRLTKKWQLPDGGSPDMGGVSADGKVLWLSGRYNSEVYAIDTVTGKQLARIPVGGGPHGLAVYPQPGRYSLGHTGIFR from the coding sequence ATGAAGACCACCCGCCTTCCCCGGAAGGCCACCGTCCTGCTGGCCGGTCTGGTCCTCGCCGCCCTGGCCGGCTGCGGATCGGCAGACAAGGCCCCCGCCGAGGCGCTCGGCACCAAGGGCCCCGCCAGGCAGCCCGCCAAGGCCGTCCCGGCCGTGCCGCCGGGCCTGGCCGGGATGCCCCCGCTGCTCGACCCCCACGACGTGTACGCCGCCGACCGGCCGAACAGGCTCTCCCCGGCGGTCAAGGACTTCCCGTCCCGGGTCTACGTCCCGAACACCAACTCCAACACGGTGTCCGTCATCGACCCGGCCACGTACAAGGTCATCGACACCATCCCCGTCGGCGTGCAGCCGCAGCACGTGGTGCCCTCCTGGGACATGAAGACCCTCTGGGTCAACAACAACCGCGGCCACACCCTCACCCCGATCAACCCGGCCACCGGCGAGGCCGGCAAGCCCGTCGAGGTGCACGACCCGTACAACCTGTACTTCACGCCCAACGGCAAGTACGCCGTCGTGATGGCCTCCATGGACCGCGAGCTGGCCTTCCGCGATCCGCACACCATGGACCGGGTGAAGACCGTCCCCGTCACCTGCGCCGGCGTCAACCACGCCGACTTCTCCGCGGACGGCCGCTACTTCATCGTCAGCTGCGAGTTCTCCGGCGAACTGCTCAAGGTCGACACCGAGAAGATGGAGGTGATCGGCCAGCAGAAGCTTCCCTTCGAGGGCGCCATGCCGCAGGACGTCAAGATCTCCCCCGACGGGAAGACCTTCTACGTCGCGGACATGATGGCGCACGGCATGTGGGTGCTCAGCGGGGAGAAGTTCGACGTCCCCAAGCTGCTGCCCACCGGCAAGGGCTGCCACGGCCTCTACGTCAGCCGCGACTCCAGGGAGATGTACGTCTCCAACCGCGGCGAGGGCAGCGTCTCCGTCTTCGACTTCAAGGAGAACCGCCTCACCAAGAAGTGGCAGCTGCCCGACGGCGGCAGCCCCGACATGGGCGGGGTCTCGGCCGACGGCAAGGTGCTGTGGCTCTCAGGCCGCTACAACTCCGAGGTCTACGCGATCGACACCGTCACCGGCAAGCAGCTGGCCCGCATCCCGGTCGGCGGCGGCCCCCACGGCCTCGCCGTGTACCCGCAGCCCGGCCGCTACTCCCTCGGCCACACCGGCATCTTCCGGTAG
- a CDS encoding polysaccharide deacetylase family protein, which produces MIRLLNGRVLCYPDRRTALRAAAAAAAGALTTACGAGGGRAAPGPVRATAAQPARPAGRAPAAPAPRRIPGQPVEIAHGPRDRPRVALTFHGNGDPTTARAVLAAAEEARARVTVLAIGSWLDEHPDMARRILDGGHELGNHTQRHLAINGMSEAEAYAEITGCAQRLKRLTGSIGSWFRPSQTQYATPLVRTLAQRAGYPHVLSYDVDSLDFTSPGAAAVIRNVTGTIRPGSVVSLHFGYADTVDAMPPLLEELARRELRAVTTTELLTS; this is translated from the coding sequence ATGATCCGGCTCTTAAATGGGCGGGTGCTCTGTTATCCAGACCGCCGTACCGCCCTGCGCGCCGCCGCGGCCGCCGCCGCCGGCGCCCTCACCACGGCCTGCGGCGCGGGCGGCGGCCGGGCGGCGCCGGGACCCGTCCGGGCCACCGCGGCCCAGCCCGCCCGCCCGGCCGGGCGGGCGCCCGCGGCCCCGGCGCCCCGCCGCATCCCGGGACAGCCCGTGGAGATCGCGCACGGCCCCCGCGACCGGCCCCGGGTCGCCCTCACCTTCCACGGCAACGGCGACCCCACCACCGCCCGCGCCGTACTCGCCGCGGCGGAGGAGGCCCGCGCGCGGGTCACCGTACTGGCCATCGGCAGCTGGCTCGACGAACACCCCGACATGGCCCGGCGGATCCTGGACGGCGGCCACGAACTCGGCAACCACACCCAGCGCCACCTCGCCATCAACGGCATGTCCGAGGCCGAGGCCTACGCCGAGATCACCGGCTGCGCCCAGCGCCTCAAGCGGCTCACCGGCTCCATCGGCAGCTGGTTCCGCCCCTCGCAGACCCAGTACGCCACGCCCCTCGTCCGGACCCTCGCCCAGCGGGCGGGCTACCCGCACGTCCTCTCGTACGACGTGGACTCCCTCGACTTCACCTCGCCCGGCGCGGCGGCCGTCATCCGCAACGTCACCGGGACGATCCGGCCCGGATCGGTGGTGAGCCTGCACTTCGGCTACGCGGACACGGTCGACGCGATGCCGCCCCTCCTCGAAGAACTCGCGCGCCGCGAACTGCGCGCGGTGACCACCACGGAGCTGCTGACCTCATGA
- a CDS encoding ATP-binding protein produces MAGLEGVEQPRQRSSASAVRLTAAVEDEQGLKALELYGNPAEAEVTLPSMPESASTARRLTQSVVIRFWGLSPQISEHAVLLVSELVGNAVRHTGARSFGLRMLRRRGWIRVEVRDPSRGLPCLMPVHELDTTGRGLFLVDKLSDRWGADLLPRGKITWFEMRVADR; encoded by the coding sequence ATGGCGGGCCTGGAGGGTGTGGAACAGCCGCGGCAGCGCAGCAGCGCTTCGGCCGTACGGCTCACGGCGGCGGTCGAGGACGAACAGGGGCTCAAAGCGCTGGAGTTGTACGGCAACCCGGCAGAGGCGGAAGTGACCCTGCCGTCCATGCCGGAGTCCGCGAGCACGGCCCGCCGGCTCACCCAGAGCGTGGTCATCCGCTTCTGGGGGCTGTCGCCGCAGATCTCCGAGCACGCCGTGCTCCTGGTCTCGGAGCTCGTCGGCAACGCCGTGCGCCACACCGGCGCCCGCTCTTTCGGCTTACGGATGCTGCGGCGGCGCGGCTGGATCCGGGTGGAGGTGCGCGACCCCTCGCGCGGGCTGCCCTGTCTGATGCCGGTCCACGAGCTGGACACGACGGGCCGGGGGCTGTTCCTCGTCGACAAGCTCTCCGACCGCTGGGGCGCCGACCTGCTGCCGCGCGGCAAGATCACCTGGTTCGAGATGCGGGTCGCCGACCGCTGA
- a CDS encoding enoyl-CoA hydratase/isomerase family protein, which translates to MTISLEVSEGVGTILLDRPPMNALDIATQDRLRELAVEATDRADVRTVVLYGGEKVFAAGADIKEMQNMDHAAMIARSRALQDAFTAVARIPKPVVAAVTGYALGGGCELALCADYRIAADNAKLGQPEILLGLIPGAGGTQRLSRLIGPSKAKDLIFTGRMVRAEEALALGLVDRVVPAAEVYEQAHAWAAKLAQGPAIALRAAKECVDAGLEADIDTGLTIERNWFAGLFATEDRERGMRSFVEEGPGKAKFV; encoded by the coding sequence ATGACCATCTCTCTCGAAGTCTCCGAAGGCGTCGGCACCATCCTGCTGGACCGCCCGCCCATGAACGCCCTGGACATCGCCACCCAGGACCGGCTGCGCGAGCTCGCCGTGGAGGCCACCGACCGCGCCGACGTGCGCACGGTCGTCCTCTACGGCGGGGAGAAGGTGTTCGCGGCCGGCGCGGACATCAAGGAGATGCAGAACATGGACCACGCGGCCATGATCGCCCGGTCCCGCGCACTCCAGGACGCCTTCACCGCCGTGGCCCGGATCCCCAAGCCCGTCGTCGCCGCCGTCACCGGCTACGCCCTCGGCGGCGGCTGTGAGCTCGCCCTGTGCGCCGACTACCGGATCGCCGCCGACAACGCCAAGCTCGGCCAGCCCGAGATCCTGCTCGGCCTGATCCCGGGCGCGGGCGGCACCCAGCGGCTCTCCCGGCTGATCGGCCCGTCCAAGGCCAAGGACCTGATCTTCACCGGCCGCATGGTCAGGGCCGAAGAGGCCCTCGCCCTCGGCCTGGTGGACCGTGTCGTGCCCGCCGCCGAGGTGTACGAGCAGGCTCACGCCTGGGCCGCCAAGCTGGCCCAGGGCCCGGCCATCGCGCTGCGCGCCGCGAAGGAGTGCGTGGACGCCGGCCTGGAGGCGGACATCGACACCGGCCTGACCATCGAACGCAACTGGTTCGCGGGCCTGTTCGCCACCGAGGACCGCGAGCGCGGCATGCGCAGCTTCGTCGAAGAGGGCCCGGGCAAGGCCAAGTTCGTCTGA
- a CDS encoding L,D-transpeptidase, which yields MGRTRVNLQPIRGRVRTGLPAVLLGAVLLLTSACSGGGDGGGSGGDNGKAGGGTAKTGTEASKAVVNVKPDDGSKEVATSGVLKITSSGGKLTTVTVADTKGNAVEGKLAADGATWEPARNLAAATEYKVHAVAKDEAGRESAKDTTFSTLTPQNTFVGHYTPEDGSTVGVGMPVSINFTRGITNTEAVEKAITVTAEPSVPIEGHWFGNDRLDFRPEKYWAAGTKVTVKMALDGVEGRPGVYGKQTRTVTFTVGRSQVTTVDATSKKMEVVRDGQVLKTIPITAGAPSTTTYNGQMVISEKYKVTRMNGATVGFGGEYDISDVPHAMRLSTSGTFVHGNYWAPSSTFGSENVSHGCVGLEDERGAGDPNTPAAWFFNESLIGDVVVVKNSKDKQIAPDNGLNGWNMDWAEWIK from the coding sequence ATGGGGAGAACACGAGTGAACCTGCAGCCGATACGCGGCCGCGTCCGCACCGGTCTGCCGGCCGTTCTGCTGGGGGCGGTCCTGCTGCTGACCAGCGCCTGTAGCGGCGGTGGCGACGGCGGGGGCAGCGGCGGGGACAACGGCAAGGCCGGTGGCGGTACGGCGAAGACCGGCACCGAGGCGTCCAAGGCCGTGGTCAACGTCAAGCCGGACGACGGGTCGAAGGAGGTCGCCACCAGCGGCGTCCTGAAGATCACCAGCAGCGGGGGCAAGCTGACCACCGTGACGGTGGCCGACACCAAGGGCAACGCGGTCGAGGGCAAGCTGGCCGCCGACGGCGCGACCTGGGAGCCCGCCCGCAACCTGGCCGCCGCCACCGAGTACAAGGTGCACGCGGTGGCCAAGGACGAGGCCGGCCGCGAGTCCGCCAAGGACACCACCTTCAGCACCCTGACCCCGCAGAACACCTTCGTGGGCCACTACACGCCCGAGGACGGCTCGACCGTCGGCGTGGGCATGCCCGTCTCCATCAACTTCACCCGCGGCATCACCAACACCGAGGCCGTCGAGAAGGCCATCACCGTCACGGCCGAGCCGTCCGTGCCGATCGAGGGCCACTGGTTCGGCAACGACCGGCTCGACTTCCGTCCCGAGAAGTACTGGGCGGCGGGCACCAAGGTCACCGTGAAGATGGCGCTCGACGGCGTCGAGGGCCGCCCCGGCGTCTACGGCAAGCAGACCCGCACGGTCACCTTCACCGTCGGCCGCTCCCAGGTCACCACCGTCGACGCCACCTCCAAGAAGATGGAGGTCGTCCGCGACGGCCAGGTCCTCAAGACCATCCCGATCACCGCGGGCGCCCCGTCGACGACCACCTACAACGGCCAGATGGTCATCAGCGAGAAGTACAAGGTCACCCGGATGAACGGCGCCACCGTCGGCTTCGGCGGCGAGTACGACATCTCGGACGTCCCGCACGCGATGCGCCTGTCGACCTCGGGCACCTTCGTCCACGGCAACTACTGGGCCCCCTCCAGCACGTTCGGCTCGGAGAACGTCAGCCACGGCTGCGTCGGCCTGGAGGACGAGCGCGGCGCCGGCGACCCCAACACCCCCGCGGCGTGGTTCTTCAACGAGTCGCTGATCGGCGACGTGGTCGTCGTGAAGAACTCCAAGGACAAGCAGATCGCCCCGGACAACGGCCTCAACGGCTGGAACATGGACTGGGCGGAGTGGATCAAGTAA